In the Camelus bactrianus isolate YW-2024 breed Bactrian camel chromosome 17, ASM4877302v1, whole genome shotgun sequence genome, one interval contains:
- the LOC141573739 gene encoding uncharacterized protein LOC141573739 codes for MEKDTANNSQVILEENWAWRLRGLSPRDGRPPWRPWKSWRRPSSPSSPSSGRRLSRHRSRRRLTRYRRRLSPLSRHRSRRRLSRYRRRFSPLSRHRSLNRRRRRLSPLSPLSQHRSRRRLSRRCHRRRRRLSRHRSLNRRRRRLSRTRSRRRLSPLSRYRRRLSRHRSLNPRRRRLSRYRRRLSPFSQHRSRRRRRLSPLSRYRRRRRLSPLSRHRSRRRFSQTRSRRRLSPLSRYRRRLSRHRSLNPRRRRLSRYRRRFSPLSQHRSRRRLSRYRRRRRLSPLSRHRSRRPLSRYRRRRRRRLSRHRRFNRHRRPSTVGQEPLHRRKVKMHVLNIKKITSIYDVIRTT; via the exons atggaaaaagacaCAGCCAATAATAGTCAAGTTATTCTTGAAGAAAATTGG GCCTGGCGACTCCGTGGGCTGTCCCCGCGGGAcgggaggccgccatggcgaccctggaaaagctggcgaaggccttcgagtccctcaagtccttccagcggccgccgcctcagccggcaccgcagccgccgccgcctcacccggtaccgccgccgcctcagccccctcagccggcaccgcagccgccgccgcctcagccggtaccgccgccgcttcagccccctcagccggcaccgcagcctcaaccgccgccgccgccgcctcagccccctcagccccctcagccagcaccgcagccgccgtcgcctcagccgccgctgccaccgccgccgccgccgcctcagccggcaccgcagcctcaaccgccgccgccgccgcctcagccggacCCGCAGCCgtcgccgcctcagccccctcagccggtaccgccgccgcctcagccggcaccgcagcctcaacccccgccgccgccgcctcagccggtaccgccgccgcctcagccccttcagccagcaccgcagccgccgccgccgccgcctcagccccctcagccggtaccgccgtcgccgccgcctcagccccctcagccggcaccgcagccgccgccgcttcagccagacccgcagccgccgccgcctcagccccctcagccggtaccgccgccgcctcagccggcaccgcagcctcaacccccgccgccgccgcctcagccggtaccgccgccgcttcagccccctcagccagcaccgcagccgccgccgcctcagccggtaccgccgccgccgccgcctcagccccctcagccggcaccgcagccgccgccccctcagccggtaccgccgccgccgccgccgccgcctcagccggcaccgcagattcaaccgccaccgccgcccgtccaccgtgggtcaggagccgctgcacagacg gaaggttaaaatgcatgttcttaacatcaagaaaatcacaagcatttacgatgtaatcagaactacctga